The Methanoculleus thermophilus genome includes a window with the following:
- the rplX gene encoding 50S ribosomal protein L24: MVRIASKQPRKQRKARYNAPNHTRGRFLSAPLSPELREKHKTRRVRVVKGDTVKVLRGDFAGEEGVVDAVDMKTCRLVVHGVTVTKADGTEVPRPIDPSNVQITKLNLKDKLRAERLGGEE; encoded by the coding sequence CGCATAGCAAGTAAACAACCGAGAAAACAGCGTAAGGCGCGTTACAACGCACCTAACCACACCAGGGGGCGATTCCTCTCCGCACCGCTCTCCCCCGAACTCCGTGAGAAGCACAAAACCCGGAGAGTCCGTGTGGTCAAGGGCGACACCGTGAAAGTCCTCCGCGGAGATTTCGCTGGTGAAGAGGGCGTCGTCGACGCGGTAGATATGAAGACGTGCCGGCTGGTTGTGCACGGTGTTACGGTGACGAAGGCGGATGGAACTGAGGTTCCCCGGCCGATCGATCCCTCGAACGTGCAGATCACGAAGCTCAATCTGAAAGACAAACTCCGTGCGGAGAGACTCGGAGGCGAAGAATAA